From the genome of Deltaproteobacteria bacterium, one region includes:
- a CDS encoding class I SAM-dependent RNA methyltransferase, with translation MERGDEIELTIDAVAFGGAGVGRYGKMVVFVPFTIDGDTVSVEIVAVKKRFATADLKFVHAPSPFRITPRCAAYTRCGACSYQHIAYDHQVVLKNRQVRDALKRIGRFDTIPLEDTIPSPQAYGYRGEADFHVTTGEGQERAIGFAARATNSIVDLERCEIVHESINDALFLMRRDGSPAGRWPLWSAPAEEVSESLIMRRVKGREMLVPRDGFFQANLYLTDTLVNVVEEFCNLSGTETVLDGYCGSGLFSLFLAPRCGRIYGIEAKGDAVRCAEENLNRAGINSAVFYTGDMARILRDRFIRESLPVDVALVDPPRIGLEPDTLAALGALNPPMIVYVSCNPTTLARDLRALAGFGYSIMRVQPLDMFPQTSHIETVVLLERDPSL, from the coding sequence ATGGAACGAGGAGACGAGATAGAACTGACAATTGACGCCGTGGCTTTCGGCGGAGCTGGTGTCGGCCGCTATGGAAAGATGGTCGTCTTCGTCCCTTTTACCATAGACGGGGATACGGTATCCGTCGAAATTGTCGCCGTGAAGAAGCGCTTCGCCACCGCCGATTTGAAATTCGTCCACGCTCCGTCGCCCTTCCGGATCACTCCCCGGTGCGCGGCCTACACCCGCTGCGGCGCCTGCTCTTACCAACACATCGCCTATGATCATCAGGTCGTCCTCAAGAACCGGCAAGTTCGTGACGCCCTGAAGCGGATCGGGCGGTTTGATACCATACCCCTGGAAGACACGATCCCTTCGCCACAGGCTTACGGGTACCGAGGGGAGGCGGATTTTCACGTCACAACAGGAGAAGGACAGGAACGGGCAATCGGATTTGCCGCACGGGCGACCAATAGTATCGTTGATCTGGAGCGCTGCGAAATTGTCCATGAGAGCATCAACGACGCCCTGTTCCTGATGAGGCGGGATGGATCACCGGCTGGTCGTTGGCCCCTGTGGTCCGCTCCGGCGGAAGAGGTCTCGGAATCCCTCATTATGCGGCGGGTCAAGGGCCGGGAGATGCTCGTCCCGCGAGACGGGTTTTTTCAGGCGAACCTCTATCTGACGGACACACTGGTAAACGTTGTCGAGGAATTCTGCAACCTTTCGGGAACCGAAACGGTCCTCGACGGCTATTGCGGCTCCGGTCTCTTTTCCCTCTTTTTAGCCCCTCGCTGCGGTCGGATCTATGGCATCGAGGCTAAGGGCGACGCCGTCCGCTGTGCCGAGGAAAACCTAAACCGGGCCGGTATCAATTCGGCGGTTTTTTACACCGGCGACATGGCACGCATCCTCCGGGACCGGTTCATTCGGGAGAGCCTCCCGGTGGATGTGGCTCTGGTCGATCCGCCGCGGATCGGTTTGGAACCGGACACACTCGCCGCCCTGGGCGCCCTGAATCCCCCGATGATCGTCTACGTGTCCTGCAATCCCACCACCCTGGCCCGGGACCTCCGGGCGCTGGCTGGCTTCGGATATAGCATCATGCGGGTTCAGCCCTTGGATATGTTCCCCCAGACGAGTCACATTGAAACGGTCGTCCTCCTCGAACGGGACCCGTCTCTGTAA
- a CDS encoding DUF559 domain-containing protein, which yields MLPFNKKLKPFARNLRSNMTDAEQLIWSKIRRKQIGDLQFYRQKNIDHYRDRYLQMLGFAVLRFSDIDVLKNIDGVVERIHEHLKSPLTPL from the coding sequence ATGCTGCCCTTCAATAAGAAACTCAAACCATTCGCCCGGAATTTAAGAAGCAACATGACCGATGCCGAACAGCTTATCTGGTCGAAGATCAGGAGGAAGCAGATAGGCGATTTACAATTCTACCGGCAGAAAAATATCGATCATTACAGGGATCGATATCTTCAGATGCTTGGATTTGCCGTGCTGCGCTTTTCTGACATAGACGTGCTCAAAAACATTGATGGAGTAGTTGAAAGAATCCATGAACATTTAAAATCCCCCCTGACCCCCCTTTAG
- a CDS encoding GNAT family N-acetyltransferase has translation MLDIREQFAKLDLWPYSALDKKKEVVTVSPCGDADLDALTRMYDTYEPKAAIQGLPPIDHNTRIEWIRSSVRASMNLKAEMGDDVIAHGMLFPMPDPAVVEFNLFVHNRTQNRGIGNIVAHLLFAAAKRLGYKKIWVFESRNNARTLRMYYKVGFREVRREVNELELELDLAKVPETPELSDIITPVVPSTGRITSPDYLTGQSVLPNTRSVIIYSPLFEEFTISKDHPFITARSRLFLDMCARHDLLRLPGAQIMEPVTIDENSVLVFHDIYYYHYLVMASRGVFNPRMLSYGIGTGDNPVAVGVLEYAMLAVGSSVMGADLLISQPNVDLVFSPTGGFHHAGPNYAAGFCYLNDIVIAIRYLLQQGRRVLYFDIDAHHGDGVQFAFYDEPRVLNISLHESARTLFPWNSGFENELGEGEGLGYNVNVPLAPGAEDQICREVFHRIVSPLARAYKPDICILAAGVDAMYTDSMSHLSLTNNIYTEVIHDMRQLVPKMLMLGAGGYNPRNIARDWTLAWAVLHDAEPDSDYFGQMGGRAAAAIEGASLRDSYPFISATKIAEARAEAGRVMTYLEKHVFPIHGITPQPV, from the coding sequence TTGCTGGACATCCGGGAACAATTCGCTAAACTTGACTTATGGCCCTATTCGGCCCTCGACAAGAAAAAGGAAGTCGTAACTGTTTCGCCCTGCGGCGATGCCGATCTCGACGCCCTGACGCGGATGTACGACACCTACGAGCCCAAAGCCGCCATCCAGGGTCTGCCCCCCATTGACCACAACACCCGCATCGAGTGGATTCGCAGTTCCGTCCGAGCCTCGATGAACCTGAAGGCCGAGATGGGGGACGACGTCATCGCCCATGGCATGCTCTTTCCCATGCCCGACCCGGCAGTCGTCGAGTTCAACCTCTTCGTCCACAACCGGACACAGAACCGCGGCATCGGGAACATTGTCGCCCACCTGCTTTTCGCTGCCGCCAAACGCCTCGGATACAAAAAAATCTGGGTGTTTGAAAGCCGCAACAACGCGCGCACCCTCCGCATGTATTACAAGGTCGGATTCCGCGAGGTCCGCCGCGAGGTCAACGAACTGGAGCTGGAACTCGACCTGGCCAAGGTGCCGGAAACACCGGAATTGTCCGATATCATCACTCCCGTCGTGCCGTCAACTGGACGCATCACATCGCCCGACTACCTCACAGGCCAGAGCGTTCTGCCCAACACCCGCTCCGTCATCATCTACTCGCCCCTATTCGAGGAATTCACCATCAGCAAAGACCACCCCTTCATCACTGCCCGCTCCCGCCTCTTCCTCGACATGTGCGCGCGACACGACCTCCTCCGCCTGCCGGGCGCACAGATTATGGAGCCTGTAACCATTGATGAAAACTCCGTGCTCGTCTTTCACGATATCTATTACTATCATTACCTTGTGATGGCTTCCCGTGGTGTGTTCAATCCCCGCATGCTTTCCTACGGCATCGGCACCGGCGACAATCCCGTCGCTGTCGGAGTGCTCGAATACGCAATGCTCGCCGTCGGTTCGTCCGTCATGGGCGCCGACCTGCTGATTTCACAGCCGAACGTCGATCTTGTCTTCAGTCCCACGGGCGGCTTCCATCATGCCGGCCCTAATTACGCAGCCGGGTTCTGCTACCTCAATGATATTGTCATCGCCATCAGGTATCTTCTCCAGCAGGGACGCCGCGTCCTCTACTTCGATATCGACGCCCACCACGGCGATGGCGTCCAGTTCGCCTTCTACGACGAGCCCCGCGTTCTCAACATCTCCCTCCACGAGTCCGCACGCACGCTCTTCCCCTGGAACTCAGGATTTGAAAACGAACTTGGCGAAGGCGAAGGCTTAGGCTACAACGTCAACGTTCCCCTTGCCCCCGGCGCCGAGGACCAAATCTGCCGTGAAGTCTTCCACCGCATCGTCTCGCCGCTGGCTCGCGCATACAAGCCCGACATCTGCATCCTCGCCGCCGGTGTCGACGCTATGTACACGGATTCCATGTCGCATCTTTCGCTGACGAACAATATCTACACCGAAGTCATCCACGATATGCGGCAACTCGTGCCGAAGATGCTCATGCTCGGCGCGGGCGGCTACAATCCGCGCAACATTGCCCGCGATTGGACTCTTGCATGGGCCGTGCTCCACGACGCCGAACCTGACAGCGACTATTTCGGCCAGATGGGCGGCAGGGCCGCCGCGGCCATCGAAGGCGCCTCCCTACGGGATTCGTATCCCTTCATCTCCGCCACAAAGATTGCCGAGGCCCGCGCTGAAGCCGGCCGTGTCATGACGTATCTCGAAAAACATGTATTCCCCATCCATGGAATCACCCCACAGCCGGTGTGA
- the ychF gene encoding redox-regulated ATPase YchF: MKIGLIGLPNSGKTTIFNALTKMEANVTAYSDAKAEPNVAVVSVDDDRLYSLTDMYKPKKTTGATIEMIDFPGLKEGSAKNGFFTGNSMGWIKSTDALALVVRNFHDDLTGDPAPLRDIDEINTELLLADLILVENRLEKIEWFQKRGQKTNLLALEERALRKIAEQLNNNNPIRNLAFDEDEEKTIRGFQFLTKKPFLVILNSDEAVFGHNKDLITEIELRYNVIEFAGRFEMELSRLNDEEAEIFMEDMGLGESARERLTQFAYRTLGYVSFFTVGEDEVRAWGIHGGDTAVNAAGAIHTDLARGFIRAECFTYDELIQCGSEKRVKENGHFRLEGKDYIVRDGDILSIRFSV; this comes from the coding sequence ATGAAAATCGGACTTATCGGCCTGCCCAATTCCGGCAAGACGACAATTTTTAATGCTCTTACGAAAATGGAGGCGAACGTCACCGCATACTCCGATGCAAAGGCGGAACCCAATGTGGCGGTCGTTTCCGTTGACGACGACCGGCTTTATAGCCTCACCGACATGTATAAACCGAAGAAAACCACCGGGGCCACAATTGAAATGATCGATTTTCCCGGCCTGAAGGAAGGCTCCGCAAAGAACGGTTTTTTTACGGGAAACTCCATGGGATGGATCAAAAGCACCGATGCCCTGGCCCTGGTTGTGCGCAACTTTCATGATGACCTGACGGGAGATCCCGCACCGCTTCGCGACATCGACGAAATCAATACAGAGCTTCTCCTTGCCGATCTTATTCTCGTGGAAAACAGGCTGGAGAAAATTGAATGGTTCCAGAAAAGGGGGCAAAAAACGAATTTGCTCGCACTGGAAGAAAGAGCCCTCCGAAAAATTGCGGAGCAGCTCAACAACAATAACCCCATCCGGAACCTCGCATTTGATGAAGATGAAGAGAAAACGATTCGCGGTTTTCAATTTCTCACGAAAAAACCGTTTCTGGTTATTCTGAATTCGGACGAGGCTGTTTTCGGACACAATAAGGATTTAATCACCGAAATAGAATTGCGGTACAACGTCATCGAATTCGCCGGACGCTTCGAAATGGAATTATCCCGCCTCAACGATGAAGAAGCGGAAATCTTTATGGAGGATATGGGCCTCGGAGAGTCGGCCCGCGAAAGGCTGACGCAGTTTGCATACAGGACGCTCGGATATGTGAGCTTTTTCACCGTCGGTGAAGATGAAGTGCGGGCATGGGGCATTCATGGTGGAGATACGGCGGTGAACGCAGCCGGCGCCATTCATACCGATCTGGCACGGGGATTCATCCGTGCCGAGTGTTTTACCTACGACGAATTAATCCAATGCGGTTCGGAAAAGAGAGTGAAAGAGAACGGCCACTTCCGATTGGAAGGAAAAGATTACATAGTCCGGGACGGTGATATTCTCAGCATTCGATTCAGCGTCTGA
- the pgm gene encoding phosphoglucomutase (alpha-D-glucose-1,6-bisphosphate-dependent), with protein sequence MSLHELAGKPAPRSILANIPRLVSAYYTHKPDTSDPAERVAFGTSGHRGSPLKNSFNEGHVLAISQAICEYRKSKKISGPLFMGMDTHALSEAALATAIEVFAANRVAVMIQKGLRYTPTPVISHAILTYNRGRKRGFADGVVITPSHNPPEDGGFKYNPPEGGPADTEITRLIEERANAIIARGLKNVRRLPFERALNSGSIHEYDYVTPYVEDLKNVIDMEAVAKAGLRIGVDPLGGASVDFWDPIADRYKLSLEVVNRIVDPTFSFMTVDKDGKIRMDCSSPYAMEGLIRLKDNFDIAFGNDPDVDRHGIVTRGAGLMNPNHYLSAAILYLFQNRPGWRKDAAVGKTLVSTSMIDRVATDLGRRLSEVPVGFKWFVDGLIDGSCGFGGEESAGAAFLRRDGTVWTTDKDGFIMDLLACEIMAKTGKDPAGLYRDLEERFGKSFYLRIDAPATSEQRAVIKKLSPEMITAKELAGEPIIATFTRAPGNNADIGGLKVVAANGWFAARPSGTEDINKIYMESFLSERHLQMIEKEAIAIVNGACEAAGVQ encoded by the coding sequence ATGAGTCTCCACGAGCTTGCCGGCAAGCCGGCTCCGAGATCAATTCTTGCTAATATTCCGAGGCTTGTATCAGCGTATTATACCCATAAGCCTGATACTTCTGATCCTGCCGAGCGGGTCGCGTTCGGTACATCGGGCCACAGGGGTTCGCCTCTCAAAAACAGCTTCAACGAAGGGCACGTACTGGCTATCAGCCAGGCCATCTGCGAATACAGGAAATCGAAAAAGATCAGCGGCCCGCTTTTCATGGGCATGGATACCCATGCCCTGTCCGAAGCGGCATTGGCAACCGCCATCGAGGTTTTCGCCGCCAACCGCGTTGCCGTGATGATCCAGAAAGGTCTCCGGTATACGCCCACACCGGTTATATCACATGCGATCCTGACGTATAACAGGGGCAGGAAACGAGGGTTTGCCGATGGAGTTGTCATTACCCCTTCTCATAATCCACCTGAGGATGGCGGGTTCAAGTACAACCCTCCTGAAGGCGGACCGGCGGATACGGAAATAACCCGGCTCATTGAAGAAAGGGCTAATGCAATCATTGCGCGGGGGCTCAAGAATGTACGCAGGCTGCCCTTTGAAAGGGCGCTGAATTCAGGGTCGATCCATGAATACGATTATGTAACTCCCTATGTCGAAGATCTTAAAAACGTCATCGATATGGAAGCTGTTGCGAAAGCGGGTCTCAGAATAGGCGTAGACCCTCTTGGCGGGGCGTCGGTGGACTTCTGGGATCCCATAGCCGACCGTTACAAACTTTCCCTTGAGGTGGTGAACCGGATCGTCGATCCCACTTTTTCCTTCATGACGGTGGACAAGGACGGCAAAATCCGGATGGACTGTTCCTCGCCCTACGCCATGGAAGGCTTGATCCGGTTGAAGGACAATTTTGACATCGCCTTCGGCAATGATCCGGACGTAGACCGCCACGGAATTGTCACCAGGGGTGCGGGGCTGATGAATCCTAACCATTACCTGTCTGCCGCGATCCTGTACCTTTTCCAAAATCGGCCGGGGTGGAGAAAGGATGCGGCGGTGGGGAAAACGCTGGTCTCCACATCCATGATCGACCGCGTGGCTACAGACCTTGGGAGGCGGCTTTCCGAGGTGCCCGTGGGTTTCAAATGGTTTGTGGATGGCCTCATTGACGGCTCCTGCGGTTTTGGCGGAGAGGAAAGCGCAGGGGCGGCTTTCCTGAGAAGGGACGGCACGGTATGGACGACAGACAAAGACGGCTTCATCATGGATCTGCTTGCCTGTGAGATTATGGCAAAAACCGGCAAAGACCCTGCAGGGCTCTACAGGGATCTCGAAGAACGATTCGGCAAGTCTTTCTATCTGCGTATCGATGCCCCGGCCACGTCTGAACAGAGGGCGGTGATCAAGAAACTTTCACCTGAAATGATTACCGCAAAAGAACTTGCCGGTGAACCTATCATTGCCACATTCACACGCGCGCCCGGTAATAATGCCGATATCGGGGGGCTCAAAGTCGTTGCTGCAAACGGGTGGTTTGCAGCCCGTCCGTCGGGTACAGAGGACATCAATAAGATTTATATGGAAAGCTTCCTGAGTGAAAGGCATCTGCAAATGATTGAAAAAGAGGCTATAGCGATCGTGAATGGCGCATGCGAAGCGGCAGGCGTTCAGTAG
- a CDS encoding NAD(P)/FAD-dependent oxidoreductase, producing MHNERSVIVVGGGAGGMMAAGRAAETGAHVILLEKTRRPGQKILISGKARCNLTNAKDHDEFISMYGPNGRFLYKAFHHFFREDLIAFLKRYDVETKTERGGRIFPASDKAGDVVGAFRKYLIDTGVQIITNARVTGIQVKNRQVTGVQTEGGSYPAKAVIVATGGKTYPSTGSTGDGYTMAAALGHTIIQLRPALVPLIVEEISLAKSMQGVSLRNVRLTAFPCRADKIDPALTPDYDTGRGTGNKHPHRPVIESRMGEMMLTHFGIGGPITLLMSLAVVDALGQGPVSVSIDLKPALDRDQLRRRLQRDFDRYSKKKYCSLLKELLPAKMVDPYIEMTGIPPEKPGHQINAIERERILDHLKSLRFTIKQPLPMSSAIVTAGGVSLKEIDPRTMESRIIKGLYFCGEVMDIDADTGGYNLQAAFSTGFLAGEQAAVYVHSET from the coding sequence ATGCATAATGAAAGAAGTGTAATTGTTGTCGGCGGCGGAGCAGGGGGCATGATGGCCGCCGGGAGGGCCGCCGAAACGGGTGCACATGTCATCCTCCTTGAAAAAACCCGGCGACCGGGCCAGAAAATTCTCATCAGCGGCAAGGCACGCTGTAACCTGACAAATGCCAAGGATCATGATGAGTTTATCTCCATGTACGGCCCGAACGGCCGCTTTCTGTACAAGGCTTTTCATCACTTCTTTCGCGAAGATCTTATCGCCTTTTTAAAGCGCTATGATGTAGAAACGAAGACCGAGCGAGGCGGGAGGATCTTTCCGGCTTCCGACAAGGCCGGTGATGTTGTCGGCGCATTCAGAAAATACCTGATTGATACCGGTGTACAGATAATCACGAACGCCAGGGTCACCGGTATTCAGGTCAAAAACAGGCAGGTAACGGGTGTACAGACGGAAGGGGGCAGCTACCCGGCTAAGGCCGTCATCGTGGCTACAGGCGGCAAGACCTATCCCTCAACCGGTTCCACCGGGGATGGTTATACAATGGCCGCTGCCTTAGGCCATACCATAATACAACTCCGCCCGGCGCTAGTACCCCTTATTGTCGAGGAAATTTCGCTTGCGAAGTCCATGCAGGGAGTCAGCCTCCGGAATGTCCGACTGACAGCCTTCCCGTGCCGGGCAGATAAAATTGATCCGGCTTTGACACCGGATTATGACACAGGTCGCGGCACAGGGAATAAGCACCCGCACCGGCCGGTCATCGAAAGCCGCATGGGAGAGATGATGCTCACCCACTTCGGTATCGGAGGACCGATTACCCTCCTCATGAGCCTTGCTGTTGTCGATGCACTGGGACAGGGACCTGTCAGTGTTTCCATCGATCTCAAGCCTGCCCTCGACAGGGATCAGCTCCGCCGGCGCCTCCAGCGTGATTTCGACCGATACAGCAAAAAAAAGTATTGCAGCCTCCTTAAAGAACTTCTTCCTGCCAAGATGGTTGATCCTTATATTGAAATGACAGGTATCCCGCCGGAGAAGCCCGGACACCAGATCAACGCTATAGAACGGGAGAGAATCCTCGATCATCTCAAGTCCCTTCGTTTCACTATTAAACAACCCCTTCCCATGTCATCCGCCATTGTCACAGCAGGCGGCGTATCCCTCAAAGAAATCGACCCGCGCACGATGGAATCGCGCATAATAAAGGGCCTCTATTTTTGCGGGGAAGTAATGGATATCGATGCCGATACGGGAGGTTACAACCTTCAGGCAGCCTTTTCAACCGGCTTCCTTGCCGGCGAGCAGGCCGCAGTTTATGTTCATTCCGAGACCTGA
- a CDS encoding tetraprenyl-beta-curcumene synthase family protein, with product MTTKIILQVRPDVHRYLKEWKKRAEEIPDPELRKQALMSIETKDFHCEGGAIYALLAGNRYPDAIRFIVAYQTISDYLDNLCDRSTSLDPDDFRALHESMPHALTPNVSGSRYYRHRNEQDDGGYLSSLVKTCQEVLEKVPTYHLIAPAIHELAGYYCELQVLKHVRIEERVPRLKAWFDTHKGHLPEMSWYEFAACAGSTLGIFCLVAHAFHEDCSEELVRNIKDAYFPWVQGLHILLDYLIDQEEDRTGGDLNFCSYYPDTNEMTARLMHFYKQSDLSISRLPNARFHHMINRGLLGMYLADRKVDQQKDVRRVARKMIRLGGLVTLFFFLHCWVYRRIKT from the coding sequence ATGACAACGAAAATTATTCTCCAGGTTCGTCCTGATGTTCATCGTTACCTGAAGGAATGGAAAAAGCGGGCAGAGGAAATTCCTGATCCGGAACTCCGCAAACAGGCCCTCATGAGCATAGAGACGAAGGATTTTCATTGTGAAGGCGGGGCTATTTATGCGTTGTTAGCAGGAAATCGCTACCCTGATGCGATCCGCTTTATTGTCGCTTACCAGACCATCAGTGATTATCTGGATAACTTATGTGATCGCAGCACATCCCTTGATCCGGATGATTTTCGTGCCCTCCATGAATCGATGCCCCATGCCCTGACCCCAAATGTTTCAGGTTCCCGGTATTATCGACATCGAAACGAACAGGATGACGGTGGCTACTTGTCATCTCTTGTGAAAACCTGTCAGGAGGTTCTTGAAAAGGTACCGACATATCATTTAATTGCGCCGGCAATCCATGAACTTGCCGGTTACTATTGCGAACTGCAAGTCCTCAAGCATGTCAGGATTGAAGAACGTGTGCCCCGGTTAAAGGCATGGTTTGATACCCACAAAGGTCATTTACCTGAGATGAGCTGGTACGAATTTGCGGCGTGCGCCGGCTCCACACTCGGCATTTTCTGCCTTGTTGCCCATGCTTTTCATGAAGATTGTTCCGAAGAGCTGGTTCGGAATATCAAAGACGCATATTTCCCGTGGGTGCAGGGATTGCATATCCTCCTTGATTATCTGATCGATCAGGAAGAAGATCGTACCGGTGGGGATTTGAATTTTTGTTCATACTATCCCGACACCAATGAAATGACGGCGCGGTTAATGCATTTTTACAAACAGTCAGACCTGAGCATTTCCCGCCTGCCCAACGCTCGTTTCCACCACATGATTAATCGCGGTTTGCTTGGCATGTATTTAGCCGATCGAAAGGTGGATCAGCAGAAAGATGTAAGACGAGTTGCAAGGAAAATGATTCGCCTCGGTGGTCTGGTGACCCTGTTTTTCTTTCTCCACTGCTGGGTGTATCGACGAATAAAAACGTAG
- a CDS encoding diacylglycerol kinase family lipid kinase: MTSKKVVFIVNPHSGNGATGREWPSIQAMACDRLGSFTSYLTAKPGDATQITRTNLMEGAEVIVCVGGDGTLNEVVNGFMDEDGPMRTDAVLGFVPNGTGCDFVRTALIPGKIEQSLDTIKEGHISVIDLGRLRYHDHQGRLRTRFFHNIVSFGLGGEVDERVNKSSKVFGPFISFIWSTLVSIFLYGKKRIRLKIDDLFDDEVIVWNIAVANGQYHGGGMRVAPDALIDDGLFHVTVIGNLSMAEVFRHLPKLYNGRIKDIKKVLILTGKTVEAFSEQRVLLDVDGEQPGRLPIVINIMPAALRMITKKS, translated from the coding sequence TTGACGTCAAAGAAGGTCGTCTTCATTGTGAATCCTCACTCAGGCAACGGTGCGACGGGGCGAGAATGGCCTTCCATCCAGGCTATGGCTTGCGATCGGTTAGGTTCTTTTACATCGTACCTGACTGCGAAACCCGGTGATGCCACGCAGATTACAAGAACCAATCTCATGGAAGGGGCTGAAGTTATCGTCTGCGTCGGCGGAGACGGCACCCTGAATGAGGTGGTAAACGGATTCATGGATGAGGATGGACCAATGCGGACAGACGCCGTGCTGGGGTTTGTACCAAACGGAACAGGCTGTGATTTTGTCAGGACCGCACTTATCCCAGGAAAGATCGAACAGTCTCTCGACACAATTAAAGAAGGGCATATAAGCGTCATTGATCTGGGGCGGCTTCGGTACCATGACCATCAGGGCCGTTTACGTACGCGTTTTTTCCACAACATCGTCAGTTTTGGTCTTGGTGGAGAAGTTGATGAACGTGTCAACAAAAGCAGCAAGGTGTTTGGTCCTTTTATTTCCTTTATCTGGTCGACCCTGGTTTCAATTTTTCTTTATGGGAAAAAGCGTATCCGGTTAAAGATTGATGACCTTTTTGACGATGAAGTCATTGTCTGGAACATAGCGGTGGCCAACGGACAGTATCACGGAGGGGGCATGCGGGTCGCTCCTGACGCTCTCATCGATGACGGTCTGTTTCATGTAACGGTGATCGGAAATTTGAGCATGGCTGAGGTTTTCCGGCATCTCCCAAAGCTGTATAATGGCAGGATCAAAGATATCAAAAAGGTATTGATCCTGACGGGTAAGACGGTTGAGGCATTTTCAGAACAGCGTGTTTTACTTGACGTCGATGGAGAGCAGCCGGGTCGTTTACCGATTGTTATCAATATCATGCCTGCCGCTCTGCGAATGATTACAAAAAAATCATAG
- a CDS encoding ATP-binding protein yields MSNITVRTRLIVLTIFGLAVTMAVWGWVQLRALDVIMVEQQVKRLHELAETVSTYYQHFPTRRGLSALDDALEVHVKSDDRLARIDIFSIVNGEVEYIVGAGRVPYEWPENVIGAAAEKSKTQRIELSTDGGPALGLLYPFLSERDTQVFVGVIVFSQSRLELLARAKRLLLFSTMGLLFAILFVLALSYRWLIGRPLGVIIDTIDEFHAGKYVKRIPIARLDEWGQLADHFNVMADEIERVLARNQELQRNLEERVQEATHKVVQLQQQVNQLQQLTALGYLTATLAHDLGTPLHSIAGLAKLLLEHDSWPPDVARKLELIVQQTQRLNTVIKNVRHATRLPEPHFEPVTVPDLLNETLPLVEPLMQKLDIQLIVNVDENIPILHVDRYRVQTALFNLIQNALEAMSGGGEIIITASALPQNHSVAIIVQDNGPGIPPELLERVFEPFFSTHTDEGLRGLGLAIVQDIVKIHGGKIEIKSRPEEGTQIILYFPIVETVSSLDAT; encoded by the coding sequence GTGTCTAACATAACCGTCCGGACGCGCCTGATTGTTTTAACCATTTTCGGTCTGGCGGTGACCATGGCTGTATGGGGCTGGGTCCAGTTGAGGGCGCTGGATGTAATTATGGTTGAACAGCAGGTCAAAAGGCTGCATGAACTTGCCGAGACGGTCAGTACATACTATCAACACTTTCCAACGCGGAGGGGATTATCCGCTCTGGATGACGCGTTAGAAGTCCACGTAAAGTCTGACGACAGATTAGCGCGCATTGATATTTTTTCCATTGTGAATGGAGAAGTCGAATATATTGTGGGTGCAGGCCGGGTTCCCTACGAATGGCCTGAAAATGTGATAGGTGCTGCTGCTGAAAAGTCGAAAACGCAACGGATTGAATTAAGCACTGATGGCGGCCCGGCCCTGGGACTGTTGTATCCATTTCTATCGGAAAGAGACACACAGGTTTTTGTCGGCGTGATCGTCTTTTCCCAGAGTCGATTGGAGCTTTTAGCTCGTGCAAAGCGCCTGTTACTGTTCAGCACTATGGGGCTTCTATTTGCCATCCTGTTCGTTTTAGCGCTGAGTTACCGGTGGCTTATCGGACGGCCATTGGGAGTTATCATTGACACGATTGATGAGTTCCATGCGGGAAAGTATGTAAAGAGGATTCCCATCGCCCGGCTGGATGAATGGGGACAGTTGGCGGATCACTTTAATGTAATGGCCGACGAAATTGAACGAGTCCTGGCACGAAATCAGGAACTTCAGCGGAACCTGGAGGAGCGGGTGCAGGAGGCGACACATAAAGTAGTTCAACTGCAGCAGCAGGTGAACCAGCTCCAACAGCTTACAGCATTAGGATACCTGACAGCTACTCTGGCGCACGACCTGGGTACGCCCCTTCATTCAATAGCCGGGTTAGCCAAACTCCTGCTGGAACATGATTCCTGGCCGCCGGATGTGGCCAGGAAACTGGAGCTTATTGTTCAGCAGACACAGAGGCTCAATACGGTCATTAAGAATGTGCGTCATGCCACGCGTCTTCCTGAACCGCATTTTGAGCCAGTAACCGTGCCTGATCTTTTAAATGAGACACTTCCTCTCGTTGAACCGTTGATGCAGAAGTTGGATATTCAGCTCATTGTAAATGTGGATGAGAATATTCCCATTCTTCATGTAGATCGATACCGTGTTCAGACTGCCCTGTTTAACCTCATTCAGAATGCCCTGGAGGCAATGTCCGGGGGGGGCGAAATTATCATTACCGCTTCCGCGCTCCCACAGAATCATTCTGTTGCGATAATCGTTCAGGATAATGGCCCCGGTATCCCCCCTGAATTATTGGAAAGAGTCTTTGAGCCTTTCTTCAGTACCCATACGGATGAAGGTCTGCGCGGCCTTGGCCTTGCGATTGTACAGGATATCGTCAAGATCCACGGCGGTAAGATCGAGATAAAAAGCCGCCCTGAAGAAGGTACTCAAATTATTCTTTACTTTCCGATTGTTGAGACTGTATCGTCTCTTGATGCCACTTAA